GAAAAGCCTGGCGCTGCCGGTCGACGTCACCGATCCCGGCGGCCTGGCCGGTGCGGCCGATGCGCTGATGGCGCGCTGGGGTCGGCTCGATCTGGTGGTCTATTGCGCCGGTCACTACCGCGCCCAGCGCGCCACCAGCTTCGATCTCGACGAGATGCTGCGCCACGTGCAGATCAACTACGTCGGCGCGCTGCACCTGCTCGACGTCGTGCTGCCGATCCTGCTGAACCAGCGCAGCGGCCACATCAGCCTGATCTCGAGCGTGGCGGGTTACCGCGGCCTGCCGCAGGGCCTGGCCTACGGGCCGACCAAGGCGGCGCTGCACAACCTGGCCGAGACGCTCTACATGGACCTGCGTGATCGGGGCGTGGCGGTGTCGGTGATCAACCCGGGTTTCGTCGAGACGCCGCTGACGGCGCACAACGAGTTCCGCATGCCCGCGCTGATCTCGCCGCTGGCGGCGGCCGACGCGATGCTCAAGGGCTGGGCGCGCGGCGAGTTCGAGATCCACTTTCCCAAGCGCTTCACGCGCATCCTCAAGCTGCTGGGCTGGCTGCCGCAGGGCCTGTACTTTGCCGCGGTGCGCCGCGCCACTGGCCTGTGACGCCGCCGCTGCCGCGCCACGCCGATGTCCGGGTCGACCGGCTGGTGCGCTATTTCGAGTCGCTGGCACCGGCCGATCTGGACCGGCTCGACCAGATCTACAGCGCCGACGCCGCGTTCAAGGATCCCTTCAACGAGGTGCGCGGCATCGCGGCGATCCGGCCGATCTTCGAGCACATGTTCCGCACGCTGCGCACACCGCGCTTCGTGGTGCGCGAGGCGATCGGGCAGGGCGATCAATGCTGTCTGACGTGGGATTTCCTGTTCGTCGCGCCCGGCATGGGCGAGCGCGAACAGTGCATCCGCGGCGCCACCCACGTGCGCTTCGATGCCGCCGGCCGGGTCTGCCTGCACCGCGATTATTGGGACGCGGCCGAGGAGCTCTACGAGAAGCTGCCGCTGCTGGGCGCGCTGATGCGCTGGCTCAAGCGCCGCGCCGCAACCTGACGGCGCTCAGCGCATCCAGCCCTT
This portion of the Leptothrix cholodnii SP-6 genome encodes:
- a CDS encoding SDR family NAD(P)-dependent oxidoreductase, coding for MSLNPKLTDWHGKVVWLVGASSGIGRSTAERLAERGARVVVSARNVQALQQFTDRYPKSLALPVDVTDPGGLAGAADALMARWGRLDLVVYCAGHYRAQRATSFDLDEMLRHVQINYVGALHLLDVVLPILLNQRSGHISLISSVAGYRGLPQGLAYGPTKAALHNLAETLYMDLRDRGVAVSVINPGFVETPLTAHNEFRMPALISPLAAADAMLKGWARGEFEIHFPKRFTRILKLLGWLPQGLYFAAVRRATGL
- a CDS encoding nuclear transport factor 2 family protein codes for the protein MTPPLPRHADVRVDRLVRYFESLAPADLDRLDQIYSADAAFKDPFNEVRGIAAIRPIFEHMFRTLRTPRFVVREAIGQGDQCCLTWDFLFVAPGMGEREQCIRGATHVRFDAAGRVCLHRDYWDAAEELYEKLPLLGALMRWLKRRAAT